A genome region from Wielerella bovis includes the following:
- a CDS encoding YciI family protein encodes MEYYMILSTDVEGTGEQRAAARPAHLERLKALDAEGRLLIAGPTPMPDNPTVVSGSLVVAKFDSLDAAEAWAGQDPYVDAGVYAEVLIKPFKKVFPQ; translated from the coding sequence ATGGAATACTACATGATTTTATCCACCGATGTGGAAGGCACAGGCGAACAACGCGCCGCCGCTCGTCCAGCTCATTTGGAACGCTTAAAAGCATTAGATGCCGAAGGACGTTTGCTGATTGCAGGTCCAACTCCTATGCCCGATAATCCAACCGTGGTTTCAGGCAGCCTTGTTGTTGCCAAATTTGATAGCTTGGATGCCGCCGAAGCATGGGCAGGACAAGACCCTTATGTAGATGCAGGCGTATATGCCGAAGTCTTGATTAAACCGTTCAAAAAAGTGTTTCCACAATGA
- a CDS encoding BolA family protein, translated as MNDMQQRMSELLAPLSPDVFEFEDQSHLHAGHAGNQGGGHYAVLIVSQMFDGMTRIARQRKVQELLADLFISKQIHALSIVARTPAEYFN; from the coding sequence ATGAACGATATGCAACAACGCATGAGCGAATTGCTTGCCCCCTTGTCGCCAGATGTTTTTGAATTTGAAGACCAAAGTCATCTTCATGCGGGACACGCTGGTAATCAAGGCGGTGGGCATTATGCCGTGTTAATCGTCAGCCAAATGTTTGATGGCATGACACGCATCGCTCGTCAGCGAAAAGTGCAGGAATTGTTGGCAGATTTGTTTATCAGCAAACAAATCCACGCATTGAGTATTGTGGCGCGAACACCTGCCGAATATTTCAATTAA
- a CDS encoding peptidyl-prolyl cis-trans isomerase, whose protein sequence is MNKKRIAATLLTVLFSGSVWAETVVTVNGSKIDSSELDRRVKLTVAASQGKVHDSPDLRRFIAQETVLETVVVQEAKRLRLDKSDAYKAAETAARKQATEQGLDKQADFKQRWADFQNQLLMQAYAADVIQKNPVSDADIQTRYEQLHRRYNGTDEVQVGEIVTDKAEQATAAARELGAKKSFADVAKRYSIDPIVKEGQLLITEFVPLVDMKEARPKIYDAVSSLKKGQASKPVAGDNIHVVFYMQDRRKITVDSLDKMRDSMRESMTDERVQEAMGTLLQKAKIEPAK, encoded by the coding sequence ATGAATAAAAAACGTATTGCAGCAACCTTATTGACTGTTTTGTTTTCAGGCAGCGTATGGGCGGAAACTGTTGTAACCGTTAATGGCAGCAAAATTGACAGCAGCGAACTTGACCGCCGTGTCAAATTAACCGTTGCTGCCAGTCAAGGCAAAGTACACGATAGTCCTGATTTACGCCGTTTCATTGCTCAAGAAACGGTATTGGAAACCGTAGTGGTTCAGGAAGCGAAACGTTTGCGTTTAGACAAATCCGATGCCTACAAAGCTGCTGAAACCGCTGCACGCAAACAAGCAACCGAACAAGGCTTGGATAAACAAGCCGATTTTAAACAACGCTGGGCAGATTTCCAAAATCAATTATTGATGCAAGCGTATGCGGCAGATGTGATTCAGAAAAACCCTGTGAGTGATGCGGATATTCAAACACGTTACGAACAATTACATCGTCGCTACAATGGTACAGATGAAGTACAAGTAGGCGAAATTGTTACTGATAAGGCAGAGCAAGCTACCGCTGCTGCACGCGAATTGGGTGCGAAAAAAAGTTTTGCCGATGTGGCGAAACGATACAGCATTGACCCAATCGTGAAAGAAGGGCAATTACTGATTACCGAATTTGTGCCATTGGTAGATATGAAAGAAGCACGTCCGAAAATTTACGATGCGGTAAGCAGCCTGAAAAAAGGACAAGCGTCTAAACCCGTAGCAGGTGACAATATTCATGTGGTATTTTATATGCAAGACCGCCGAAAAATTACGGTGGATTCATTGGACAAAATGCGCGACAGTATGCGCGAAAGCATGACCGATGAACGCGTGCAAGAAGCGATGGGGACTTTGTTGCAAAAAGCCAAAATTGAACCTGCAAAATAA
- a CDS encoding YheT family hydrolase: MMFTNPIPPRWLKGGNMETLYAKALQREAPEYRRELIRDSYGEDYAAYDFVDSHDANAPCVVLLHGLEGSSRSHYAIELMHAAHAKGWHGVVAHFRSCGGVPSKRMYHSGDTREVAHMLGVLAARYARLYVAGVSLGGNVLAKYLGEQKSAALPRAAAAVSAPLDLNACGDALEQGIPRLLYTQYFLRSLLPKVPPAAHKISSLGDFDNTFTAPLHGFADKRDYYTRSSAKPFLRDIAIPTLLLNAKNDPFVPAASLPREYDISDCVTLMQPEHGGHVAFVTGEGRGHLRWLPETLLAYFSQFETV; this comes from the coding sequence ATGATGTTTACTAATCCTATTCCACCGCGCTGGCTCAAAGGCGGCAATATGGAAACCTTATACGCCAAAGCCTTGCAGCGCGAAGCCCCCGAATATCGCCGCGAATTGATACGCGACAGTTATGGCGAAGATTATGCCGCTTACGATTTTGTGGACAGCCACGATGCCAACGCGCCCTGTGTGGTGTTATTGCACGGCTTGGAAGGCAGCAGTCGCAGCCATTATGCGATTGAATTGATGCATGCCGCACACGCAAAAGGTTGGCACGGCGTAGTCGCCCATTTTCGCAGTTGTGGCGGCGTGCCATCTAAACGCATGTATCACAGCGGCGATACGCGAGAAGTGGCGCATATGCTCGGCGTATTGGCAGCGCGTTATGCACGGCTTTATGTGGCTGGTGTGTCGCTGGGTGGCAATGTGTTGGCAAAATATTTGGGCGAACAAAAATCCGCCGCTTTGCCACGCGCCGCCGCTGCGGTTTCCGCACCATTGGATTTGAATGCTTGTGGCGATGCTTTGGAGCAGGGCATACCCCGTTTGCTGTACACCCAATATTTCTTGCGTTCCTTGTTGCCCAAAGTGCCGCCAGCAGCGCATAAAATCAGCAGTTTGGGCGATTTTGACAACACCTTTACCGCGCCACTACACGGTTTTGCCGACAAACGCGATTACTATACTCGCTCATCTGCCAAACCCTTTTTGCGCGATATTGCCATACCCACTTTGTTGCTCAACGCCAAAAATGACCCATTTGTACCCGCCGCATCCTTGCCACGCGAATATGATATTTCAGATTGCGTTACTTTGATGCAGCCTGAACATGGTGGACACGTTGCATTTGTAACAGGTGAAGGACGTGGGCATTTACGTTGGTTGCCTGAAACTTTATTGGCTTATTTTTCCCAATTTGAAACAGTATAA